The genomic interval CGTACGGGACGTGGTGGGAGCGCCTACCGGCGCTGGCCTTCCCGCCGGAGCATCCGTTTCATCACTCGCTGATTGGGTCGATGGAGCACCTGAGCGATGCGACGCTCGAGGATGTCGCCGACTTCTTCCGTACGTACTACACGCCGGACAACGCGGTGCTGTCGATTGTTGGAGATTTCGACACCGCTGAGGCGAAGGCGCTGGTGGAGGCGCATTTCGGCGCCATTCCGCGCGGGAGCGGTCGCCCTCCGCTCCCCGACATGTCGGTACCATCGGTCTTTGGGGAGTGGCGTCGCGAAGTGGTGGCCGACGACGTGATGGTGCCGCGCCTTTTCCTGGCGCTGCGGAGCCCGGTACTTGGCGCCGACGCGTACTTCGCCGCGTCGGTAGCGGGGGGAGTGCTGGGAATGGGGCGTGGGAGCCGGCTCTACCAGCAGCTGGTGCGCGAGCGTCAGCTGGCGAGTGCTGTCTCGGTCTTCACCTTCGACCTGGCCAAGGGGACCGATCTCCTGATCATCGACATCACGGGGCGGCCCGGCGTGTCGGGGGAGACGCTCGAGGCGGCGGTGGGCGAAGTGCTGGACACGATGCAGAGCGATGGGGTGCGCGAGGCTGAAGTGTCACGGGCCACCGCCATGATCTGCACCGACCTGGTTTCGTCGCTGCAGTCGGCGCAGGGGCGCGCCGACAAATTGTCCCAGTTTGCGACCTATTTCGGCGATCCGGCACAAGCCAACGCGCTCGTGGATCGCTTCCAGCGTGTGAGTGTTGACGACGTGAACCGCCTGGCGCGCGAGCGCTTCGGGCGCGACAATCGCGCCACGCTGCTGTATGTCCCGCGCGCGGGAGAGGATGCGGGGGCGGCTGGTGGTGGTGCGGCTGATGGGACAGCCGTGGAGGTGGGGCGATGAGCGGATCGACTTCCGGCGGACGCCCCACGCCAGGCGTGGCGCGCCCCTATGCGTTTCCCGCCGTGGAATCGCAGCGCTTTGCCAACGGCCTCGAGGCACTGGTGGTTCCGTTGCGGCGGCTCCCGCTGGCCACCGTGCTCCTGATGTCGGATGCGGGCGCCGAGTGCGACGCGGTTGCAGCTGCGGGCACGGCCCAGCTGACCACCGAGGCGCTGGCCGAGGGGACGCGATCGCGCGACGCGGTCGCGCTGGCCGGGACGTTCGAGCAGCTCGGCGGGTCGCTGGATACGGGGGTGGCGTGGACGCACGCCACGTGCAGCACGACGGTGCTGGCCACGCGGCTGCCGGGTGCGTTGCAGCTGCTGGCCGAGGTGCTGCGCGAGCCGTCGTTCCCCGAGGGGGAAGTTGATCGCCTGCGTGAGGAGCAGCTGGCGGCGCTACTGCAGCAGCGCGCCGAGCCGCGCGGGTTGGCCGACGACATGTTCGCGCGCTTCTGCTTTGTCGCGGCGAGCCGCTATGCCGTGGGCGAAGCGGGCGACGAGGCAGGAGTGGCGCCGTTGACGCGGCGCGAGGTGGTCGCGCACCACGCGCGCTATGTCGTGCCGGCGCGCAGCCGGGTGATCGTGGTGGGCGACGTGGAGGTGGCGCAGGTGATGCAGCTGGCGGAAGAGACGCTGGGCGCGTGGCGGCGCGATGGCGAAGTTGCCCCCGCGATCGATGTCGGCGCCGCTACCGCCGGACGTGGGCTCCACCTCGTGGCAAAGGACGACGCCCCGCAGACCGAGTTGCGCATCGGGCACCCCTCGGTGCCGCGCGCCCATCGCGACTTCCATGCGCTCACCGTGATGAACGCGATCCTGGGCGGACTGTTCAACTCGCGCATCAACCTCAACCTGCGCGAGGTGCACGCCTACACGTACGGTGCCTTCTCGCAGTTCGACTGGCGCCGCTACGCGTCGCTGTTCGAAGTCTCCACCGCGGTGCGCAGCGACGTGACCGGGGCGGCGGTCACCGAGATCATGGGCGAGATCGCGCGCATGCGCGACGAACGGGTGAGCGACGCCGAGTTGTCGCTGGCGGTGGACTACCTCACCGGGGTCTTTCCCATTCGCTTCGAGACGTCGGCCGCAATTGCCGGGGCGCTGGCGACGCGCGCTGGATTTGCCCTCCCGGCGAACTACTTCGACGAGTATCGCGCCCGCATCGCCGCGGTCACCGCCGACGATGTGCTGCGCGTCGCGCAGCTGCACCTGGACCCGGCTCGCCTGCAGGTGGTGGCGGTGGGTGACCCGTTGCAGGTGCGCGGACAACTGGAATCACTCGCCCTGGGCGAGGTGCGCAGCTACGACGCGACCGGTGCGCGCCTCGAGGGGTGACTCCGGGGCCGCCCATACGACCCCTATTTCGTACTGAGGTGTGACTAAAGTGAGCGACTCCACGCGGGAATCCCCGAAGCACGCGGTCAGCAGCGCCGACGACGGCGCCACCGGCGACTCTCCGCGGGTGGGTTCGGTGCGTGCCTACCACGGTCGCGTCCTGAATGTCGACCTCGACCGCGTGCGCTTTCCCAACGGGACACTCGGCGAGCTGGAGATGATCCGGCATCCCGGCGCCTCGGCGGTGCTCCCCTTCGCCAGCGATCCGGCGGGCGACGATCCGCAGCTCCTCCTCATCCGCCAGTACCGGTATGCTGCGGAGCGCTTCATCTACGAGATACCGGCGGGGCGGCTGGACCCGGGAGAAACGCCCCTGGCCTGCGCAACTCGCGAACTCCTGGAGGAAACGGGTTGCACCGCTGCGCGTGTCGAACACCTGATCACGATCTACACGACGCCTGGCTTCACCGACGAGAAGATCCACCTCTTCATGGCGACGGGACTCACCATGGGGGAGAGCCGGCTGGAGGCGGACGAGTTTATCGAGGTCGTCACCAAGCCGCTCTCCGAGGTCCTGCGACTCATCGAGCAGGGAGAGGTGGTCGACGGCAAGACGCTCGTGGCGATTCTGTACGCCGCAGGTTTTCGCTGCGGCCGCTGAGCTGGCTGAGCTCGCAGGGGGCGCGAGGCGCGTGGGGTGGGGGACCGGTGAGGAGTGTCCTGAATTCAGGAACAGCGAGCTGTCATCCCCAGAGGACGGGGAGGTGAAACTGGCCGGGACGTAACGTGACGTGCGACACTGTAACTACAAGCAAAACCCGTAGTTATGGTATCTGTCACAGTGGCGGAGTGGTTGGGCACGCGGCGTGCCCTTACCGGGAACAGGACTACGGGACCGCTCATGTGTCCACGGGTCCGGATGCACGCGACCAACCAGCGAGACCAAAGAGGAGACGCACCATGGCTGACTCTGCACTCCAATCGGCGCACCTTACCGCGGGGCACGCGGTCAGGGAGCAGCTCCGACAGGTGGATGACGGTGCGGTGGTCAGCGCCTTCCTCACGGGTGAGGAGCGTGCCTTCCAGGAGTTGGTCGATCGCTACCAGACGCGCCTGCTGAACTTCATCTACCGGACCATCGGTGACCGTGAGCGCGCGGAGGACCTCGTGCAGGAGGTGTTCATCCGCGTGTACCGCCACCTTCATCGCTTCGACCGGTCGAAGAAGTTCTCGACGTGGATCTACACCATCGCGTCGAACCTGGCCAAGAATGAGCTGCGGAACCGCTCGCGGAATCCGCTCGTGCTTTTCCAGGCGATCCGCAAGAACTGGCAGGACGAAGATCGTCCGCTCCAATTCGAGGATCCGGCGTCGCGCCCCGATGACCTCTATCGCAAGCGCCACCTGCGCGAGCTGGTGGAACTGTCGGTGGAGCGCCTGCCAGAACACCATCGCCAGGTGTTCGTGCTGCGTGAACTCGAGGGGAAGTCGTACGAGGAGATTGCCGAGATCACCGACTGCAACCTGGGAACGGTGAAGTCCCGGTTGAACCGGGCGCGGAACGCCTTCGCGGCGATCATCAGTCCGGGGCTGCGGTAAGCCGGCGACGAACGCCGCTCGAGTGCCAGGGCGCGGGGCCCCTCATGGAAACCAGGTGAGGGGCCCTTCGTCTTTCAGTATGGCGAGCGCTAGCATTCGGTGTACGCCGTGTGCACAATGGGAACCCGACTCGATCGAGTGGGTACCCTCCCTCGTCGCCAGCCTACCCCGGTTCCCCGCGTCATGGATTGCAGGTCGTTTCGCCGCCAACATCTCGCCTTCGTCGATGACACCCTGCCTGGGGTGGACGTGGTGTGCATGGAACGCCACCGATACGAGTGCGAGTCGTGCGCGCGGTTGGACCGCGACGTTCGGCGCAGCCTTCTCCTGATCCGGAACAACCTCCCGGCAATCCAGCCCTCAGCCGACTTCTCGGCGCGCCTGGCCAGGCGCCTCGATGACGAGCGTCGGCGTGCGGCCGCTCCCGCGCCGCTGTTCCGCGGGCCCGGGATGAGTGGCTTTCTGTCGATGTCCATCGGTGTCGTCGCGCTGGGGCTCTTCGCGGTCGTGATGCGCGACGGCGGTGCGGCGCCGAGCGAGGCCAGCAACGTGGCTCGCCTGCCAAGCGTGGTGTATCGGCCGAATGGGGTGCCGTTGGGCGTGAACGCGACGCTTCCCGTGGCGCCTCCCGCATTTGTTGCATCGGTTTCGACGGGGATGGCGGTATGGCCGGCGCTCCTGATGATGGAGGAGGCGCAATCGCGCTATGCCGGGCGTCGCCGTGAGGCGGCGGTGCGCGCGGTGAGCTACACGGTGGAAGCACAAGCGCACTAGGGGCGCGCGCGCCGCTGCTGGCGCGAGAAGGGTACGGGAAGGGGGGCGGCCGGCGCGCTATATTGGGGCACCATGAGTGCCCAGGGGCTCCGCGAGCTGCGGAAGGCGATCGTGAGCAAGGCCTTCGAGCCGGCGTACTTCTTTCACGGCGACGACGAGTACCGGAAGGAGAGCGCCGTGCGGGAGTTGATCGCGGGAGCGGTCGATCCGGCCACGCGCGACTTCAACTTCGATCTCCTGCGCGGGGGCGAGGTGACGCCCGAGCAGCTCGCGTCGGCGGCGAACACGCTTCCCATGATGGCCGAGCGGCGCGTGGTGGTGCTGCGCGATGTCCCGGCCCTCAAGAAGGATTCGCGCGCGGTGCTCGAGCGGTACCTCACGCGCCCCTCGTGCGATACGGTGCTGATCCTCGTTGCACCTGCCGGAGCCAAGCCGGAGAAAGGGCTGGACCATGGCGTGGTGTCGCTGCCGTTTCCCGTGCTGCGCGACCAGGAGCTGATGGAGTGGGTGTCGCGGCATGCGCAGGAGGTGCATGGCGTGACGATGACGCAGCGCGCGGTCTCGCTCCTGTTCGAGTCGGTGGGGAGTGACACGGGGCAGCTGGCGTCGGAGGTCGACAAGCTCGTGTCCTACACGCAGGGAGCGACGATCGACACCGACGCTGTGGCTGCGGTGGTGGGGGTGCGGCAGGGGGAGTCGCTGGGAGACTTCCTGGACCGGGTCGCGGCGCGCGATGCGGCGGGGGCGCTGGCGCTGATCGAGCACGTGTTGCAGCTGCCGAAGTCGGGGCTCGTCCCGATCATCATCGCCCTCAGTGTGCAGACGCTGGCCATGGGGTGGGCGCGGCAGGCGCGGGATCGCGGCGTGTCGGAGGCGCGGCTGGGGAGCGAGCTGTTTGCCCTGTTGAAGGAGACCGGTGCCTATCCCATGCGCTCGTGGAGCGAGGCGACCGATTGCTGGAAGCGAAACGTGGCGCGCTGGGATGCGACGAGCATCGACGCCGCGCTGGCGGCGCTGCTTGCCGCCGACCGCGCGGCCAAGGACACCAAGCTCTCCTCGGACGAGCAGATGCTGGCCTCGCTGGTGTGCGCGATGTGTGCGCCGGCGCGGCGTCTCGCAGCCTGACTCGCCCTGCGCAACTGAACCCAGCCTGGCGCGGCCTGTTGCGACCCAGGCGTCCACAGCGATCCCGAGCGAGCCAGCACGTCATGCAGCTGTTCTTCTCCCACCTTCCAGTTCGCCACGTCTTCCGCCACGCTCCACGAATGCCTTCGTTGCCGCCGCTGCTTCCGCTACGAACGCTCTTCAAGCGCCGCACTGAGCGTCGTGATGCGCCAGATGCGAGGACGGTAGCTATCGTGACGGCAGTGAGCATGCGTGGCGTGCGTGCCGCCATGGTGGCGCTCGGCGCAGTTGCCATCGTTGCGCCCGCGACGGCGCGGGCGCAACGCACGGATGCGGCAGCGGCGCCCAGTGCGATCCTGTCGCGCGTGCAGCGGATGGTGAACGGCGGCGATCGCGATGGTGCGCGCGCGTTTGCCGACTCGGTGGTGCAGGCGTCGCCAGAGGGGAGCGCGGCGTACGTGGAGGCGCTCTACGCGCGCGCATTCGCCTCGCCGAGCGCGGTGGAGGCAGAGCGTGACTACCTGCGGGTGAGCGTGGAGTATTCGCTGTCGCCGCGCGCGGAGGATGCCACGATGATGGTGGCGCAGCTCAAGCTCGCGCGGGGCGACCGGTTGGGGGCGCGCCGCAACTTCGAGCGCCTGGTGCGCGAGCACCCGGAGGGGAGCCAGGCATCGAAAGCCGCCTTCTGGGCGGGGCGGCTGGCGATCGAGGATGGCGACCTGCCGCACGGCTGCCAATCGTTAGCCACCTCGCGCGCGAAGGTCTCGGCCGACGACGTGGAGCTGGTGAACCAGATCGACTACTACCGCCAGCGGTGCAGCGCGGCGGCGCTGGCTGCCGCGGCGCCGGCGGACACGGCGGCTGCCGCCGCGAGCACGGCCAAGGGGGCGACCACGCCCGGGGCGGGGAGCGCGAAGGCCAGGCCGAAGACGGCCCGGGAGAAGGCGCAGGAGCGCGCCGATTCCGTGCGCGCCGAGAGGGCGCGCGTGGAATCGGCGCGCAAGGAACGGGTACGCCTCGAGCAGGAGCGCGTTGCAGCTGAACGCGCGGAGAAGCTGCGTGTAGCGCTGGAGCAACGTGCCGCGCAGGAGCAGGCGGCGACGCAGGAACGCATCGCGCGCGAACAAGCCGAGCGCCAACGAGCCGCCGATAGCGCGGCCGCGGTTCCCGGGAAGGTGTTCACGGTGCAGGTGGCGGCCTTTCCCAAGCTGCGCGACGCCGAAGCGTTGAAGGAGGTGCTGCAGCAGCGCGGTTATGAGGCGCGGGTGTGGGGGGCCAAGGCGCCGTTCCGCGTGCGGGTGGGGCGCTATGCCACGCATGAAGAGGCCGACGCGGCGTTGGCGCGCATGAAGGGGTCGCGCTTGAACGGGATGGTCGTCGAAGCCGAGCCGCAATGAGCCACCGATGAGCCGCCGATGAGTCGCGACGCGACGCCGTTGATGCAGCAGTACCGGGACATCAAGGCCCGCCACCAGGAGGCGATCCTGCTGTTCCGGATGGGCGACTTCTACGAGATGTTCTTCGAGGACGCCGAGGTGGCGTCGCGCGTGCTGGGGTTGACGCTCACCAGCCGCAACAACGGGGGCGCATCCGACGTGCCGTTGGCCGGCGTGCCCGTGAAGGCGGTGAATGACTACCTGCGCCGGCTCGTGCAGCAGGGGTTCCGCGTCGCCATCTGCGAGCAGGTGGAGGATCCCAAGCTGGCCAAGGGGATCGTGCGACGCGAAGTGGTGGAGACCATCACGCCCGGGGCCGCCTTCGCCGACGACCTGCTGGACGTCACGCGGAACAACTTCCTGTGCGCGGTGCACCGTGACGGCGACACGTTCGGAATTGCAGCTGCCGACGTCTCGACCGGGGCGTTCCACCTGGTGATTGCGCCGGCGCGCGATGCCGGGGCGGCGCTGGCGCGCTTTGCGCCGAGCGAGGTGTTGGTGGCGCGTGGCACCTCGCTGGTAGGGGCGGCGGCCGGTGAGCTGAGCGCCGACGGGGCGCTGGTGACCGAGCGCGACGCTTGGGAGTTCGACCCGGAGCTGGCGCGCGAGGAGCTGGCGCGGCACTTCGGCGTGCACTCGCTGGAGGGCTTTGGCGTGGGGGGCGACGCGGCACCGGCGGTGGGGGCGGGGGGGGCGTTGCTCAAGTACGTGCGAGAGTTGCAGCCGGCGGGCATCCCGCACCTGTCGCGCCCGACGCTGGAGCGCGCGGGCGGCGTCATGCCGCTGGACGAGATGACGCGCCGCAACCTGGAGCTGGTGGAGTCGCTGCGTGGCGAGAGCGAGCACCCCAACGGGCGCGCGGCCGCCGAGCGTGCGGGGACGCTGCTGGGCGTGTTCGACCGCACGCAGACGCCAATGGGAGCGCGTGCGCTGCGGCAGTGGCTCCTGGCGCCGCTCCTGGACAAGGGGGCGATCGATGCGCGGCTGGATGCGGTGGGGGCGCTGGTGGGCGACTCGCTGGCCCGCGGCGCCGTGCGCGACGCGCTGGATGGGGTGCGCGACGTGGAGCGGCTGGCGAGCAAGGCGGCCGCGGGGCGCGCCACGCCGCGCGAGCTGGGCGCGTTAGGCAGCTCGCTGGCGCAACTGCCGCGCGTGGTGGCCGCGATTGCGCACCTCACGGACTATGGCGCGCTGGGCGACGTTGCCGCGCACTGGGACTCGTGCGCCGACCTGGCGGAGGCGATCGCCGCGGCGCTGGTGGAGCGAGCGCCGGTGGCCATCGGCGACGAGGATACCATTCGTCCCGGCGTGGACATCGCGCTGGACGAGCTGCGTGCGCTGCGCGACGGTGGGCGCGATGCCATCGCCAACATCCAGGCCGCCGAGCGCGAGCGGACGGGGATTACCTCGCTCAAGGTGGGTTACAACCGCGTCTTCGGGTATTTCATCGAGATCAGCAACGCCAACCGGCACCTGATTCCCGACGACTACCAGCGCCGCCAAACGCTCACCGGCGCCGAGCGCTACGTCACGCCGGCGCTCAAGGAGTACGAGGAGAAGGTCCTGACGGCGACCGAGCGCATCGAGGTGCGTGAGCGCGAGCTGTTCGAGGCGTTGCGGACACGAGTGGGCGGGGCCATCCGCCGGCTGCAAGGGGCGGCGGCGCTGGCGGCGCAGCTCGACGTGCTGGCAACGCTGGCCGAGGTGGCGGCGAGCGAGCGCTATGTGCGCCCGGAAATCACGGACGGCTTCGAGCTGGACATCATTGGCGGGCGCCACCCGGTGGTGGAGCGGATGATGCCGCGCGACAAGTTCATCCCCAACGATGTGCAGCTGACGGACGGAGGGCGGATGATCATCCTCACCGGCCCCAACATGGCCGGCAAGTCGACGATCCTGCGCCAGATCGGGCTCATCGCGCTCATTGCGCAGGTCGGATCGTTCGTCCCGGCGGCGAAGGCGACGATCGGGATCATCGACCGCATCTTCACGCGGGTGGGGGCGAGCGACAACCTGGTGCGCGGGCAGTCGACGTTCATGGTGGAGATGGCAGAGACGAGCGCCATCCTGCACACGGCCACTCGGCGGTCGCTGGTATTGCTGGACGAGATCGGGCGCGGGACGTCGACGTACGACGGCGTCTCGATCGCGTGGGCGGTGAGCGAGCACCTGCACGACACGACCGGGGCCAAGACCGTCTTCGCCACGCACTATCACGAGCTGACGCAACTCATCGACGAACTCCCGGCGGCGCGCAACTTCAACGTCGCGGTGCGGGAGGTGGGGGAGCAGGTGCTCTTTCTGCACCGATTGCAACCGGGTGGGGCGGATCGGTCGTACGGGATCGAGGTGGGGCGGCTGGCGGGATTGCCCGACGCCGTCATTCGACGTGCGCGCGAAGTGCTGGCGTTGCTGGAGGGGGAGGCGTTGGTGGCGGGACTCTCGGGGGAGAAGACGGGAAGACGAGAGGACGAGAAGACGAGAGGGGGGGGTGCGACACCGCAGTTGTCCCTCTTTGCCACTGCGCCGCATCCGGCGATGCTCAGGCTCAAGCAGGTGGACGTGAACCAGATGACGCCGCTGGAAGCGATGAAGATCCTCGACGAGCTCTCGCGACTCGCTAGGGATGCCTAGCGAGTAACGGTAGATTCCGCTGGACGTGCTCTTTCGGTTCGACCGATGTTCACCCCTGCCACTGTATTCACCTGACGTGACGCGCACCGCCCGCCTTTCGCTCATACCTCCTGTGTCCCGCCACTCCCGCCACTCCCGCCACTCCCGCAACTCCCCGCGCACCGCGCGGGCTACTGTGGTGACGACGTTGGCCGTGGCGTTACTTGCGTCGGGGTGCGGCAAGGGGGGAAGGGGGGAGGGGCCGCAGGTGGCGACGGCGGACTCGCTCCCGGTGTTCATCGGTGATTCGCTCCCGTTCAAGTACCCGGTGGCCCCGTATATCGAAGGGGTCCAGGACAACGTCACGTTGCGGCTGTACCTGGACGAGTTTGGCCGTCCGGTACCGGAGTCGACGAAGGTGCACGAACACGCGAAGCTCGCCGCCTTCGACAGCTCGGCGCTGGAGGGGGCATCGCAGCTCGTCTTCCGACCGGCGTACCGCGACGGGAAGGCGATTGCCTTCCCGGTGCTCTTTCCGATCAAGTTCCGCGTCCCCGATGGCCCCCCGATGCCGGGGGACAGCGGGGCCCCGATTGCGCCCGCTGCGCCCGTCGTCGCCGAATCGTCCGCTGTCAAGCGTTAGGCATTCACCCGGCCCCTTTCGTGACCGACCTCGCCCCCGCCCCCGCCGCCGCCTCGAACATCGCGCAGCTGTCCGGCCGCGTTCCCCGCAACCGCCAGGTCTTCGAGTCGGTGCTGGAGACGATCGGATGGACGCCGCTCATCCACCTCACGCGCGTCACGCGCGGAATCCGCACGCCGGTGTACGGCAAGGCGGAGTTCTTCAACCCTGGCGGCTCGGTGAAGGACCGCATCGGGCTCCCGATCATCGCGCAGGCCGAGCGCGAGGGGAAGCTCAAGCCAGGCGGGGTGATCGTGGAAGGGACGAGCGGCAACACGGGGATCGGGCTCGCGCTGGCCGCGGCGCTCAGGGGGTATCGCTGCATCTTCACGATGCCCGACAAGATGTCGCAGGAGAAGGTGCGCCTGCTCAAGGCCTTTGGGGCCGAGGTGATCATCACGCCGACGGCAGTTCCGCCGGACCATCCCGACAACTACGTGATGATGGCGCGGCGCATTGCCGCGGAGACGCCTAACGCGGTGCTGGCCAACCAGTTCTACAACGAGGCCAACCCGCAGGCGCACGAAGAGACGACGGGGCCCGAGCTGTGGGAGCAGACCGAGGGGCGCATCACGCACTTTGTCGGCGCGGCGGGGACGGGGGGGACGCTCACCGGGGTGGGGCGTTACCTCAAGTCGAAGAACCCGAAGATCCAGATCATTGCCGGCGACCCGCAGGGGTCGATCCTGGCCGAGATGTGGCGCTCGCAGGGGCAGGGGAAGCCGGAAGGGGCGCCGTACAAGGTGGAAGGGATCGGGCAGGACAAGGTCCCGGGGACGCTCGACATGGGAGTCATCGACGAGTTCATCACCGTCAGCGACAAGGATGCCTTCTCGATGGCGCGGCGCCTGACGAGAGAGGAAGGACTCTTCGTGGGCGGCTCGGCGGGGCTCATCGCGCATGCCGCGCTCAACGTGGCGCGCCGCATCAACGATCCCGACGCCTTGGTGGTCACCTTCCTGTGCGACACGGGGGAGCGCTACCTCTCCAAGCTCTACAACGACGAGTGGATGCGCGAGAACCAGCTCCTGGAGGCCGACAAGGCGACGATTGCGCAGGTGATCAACGTGAAGCCGGGCGGGGCGCCAGTGATGGTGAGCACGGCGCCGGGCGCACCGGTGCGGCAGGCGTTGCGGCTGATGTCGCTGCACGACGTGTCGCAGCTCCCGGTGATGGACGGGAGCACCTGCATTGGCTCGGTCAACGAGCACACGTTGTCGGCGCGCGCATTGGACAACCCCAAGCTGCTGGATGCGACGGTGGGCGACGTGATGGACCCGCCCTTCCCGATGATCGACGTCAACACGCCCGCCGACAACGTGGCCAAGCTCCTCTCGAAGACAAACCCCGCGGTGCTGGTGCAGTCGCACGGGCAGCTGGCGGGGATCGTGACGCGCGGCGACTTGCTGCAGTACCTCATGGCGAAGTGACAGAAGACGAGACGACGAGAGGACGAGAAGACGAGAGGCGGTCATGCGAGTGACGGTGCTCATGGGGGGGACTTCCTCCGAGCGGGATGTGTCGCTGGCGTCGGGGCTTCGAGTGGCGGGGGCGCTGCGCGCGGCGGGGCATGAGGTGCGCGTGGTGGATACGGCGCGGGGGGCGCTCAGTGCGGCTGACGAGCGCTCGATGCTCGAGGGGGGGCGCGTGGTGAAGACGGTGCCGCCCGACGTGCAGGCGCTGGTGCGGCTCAATCGGCAGCTACCGTCGTCGATCGATCATGTGGGGGAGACCGACGTCATCTTCCTCGCGCTGCATGGGGGAACGGGCGAGGACGGGACGATCCAGGCGCTGCTCGACCTCACCGGGATTCCCTACACGGGGAGCGGGCACCTGGCGAGCGCGCTGGCGATGGACAAGGATCTCTCCAAGCATCTCTTTCGCGCGGCGGGGGTCCCGA from Gemmatimonadaceae bacterium carries:
- a CDS encoding pyridoxal-phosphate dependent enzyme, yielding MAQLSGRVPRNRQVFESVLETIGWTPLIHLTRVTRGIRTPVYGKAEFFNPGGSVKDRIGLPIIAQAEREGKLKPGGVIVEGTSGNTGIGLALAAALRGYRCIFTMPDKMSQEKVRLLKAFGAEVIITPTAVPPDHPDNYVMMARRIAAETPNAVLANQFYNEANPQAHEETTGPELWEQTEGRITHFVGAAGTGGTLTGVGRYLKSKNPKIQIIAGDPQGSILAEMWRSQGQGKPEGAPYKVEGIGQDKVPGTLDMGVIDEFITVSDKDAFSMARRLTREEGLFVGGSAGLIAHAALNVARRINDPDALVVTFLCDTGERYLSKLYNDEWMRENQLLEADKATIAQVINVKPGGAPVMVSTAPGAPVRQALRLMSLHDVSQLPVMDGSTCIGSVNEHTLSARALDNPKLLDATVGDVMDPPFPMIDVNTPADNVAKLLSKTNPAVLVQSHGQLAGIVTRGDLLQYLMAK